From a region of the Puniceicoccales bacterium genome:
- a CDS encoding GspE/PulE family protein, producing MSLLRSIFRNKAKETGEKSNAKDNTDIQETNPSQEAETVSRDKVSPEEFLDHWIIQAIETGASDIHFEKFRTYLRVRYRVDGRLRTIAKLPENLHGGVIARIKILAKLKIDEKRLPQDGRFSIKHREEQFDVRVSILPGYLGECVVLRLLQSDEKMFSLKNLGAREIDIKKLEELVAVQNGIIIVAGPTGSGKSTTLYSIIKKISSSERKVITVEDPVEYQLAGINQVSVNETIGMTFATALRSMLRQAPNIILIGEIRDKETAEIAIRAALTGHLVLSTVHAKDTISAITRLGDLGIPSYLIAATLRGVMAQRLARKPCLKCLTPGEPDRKLIDEISTGYSIPDDVTVYEPSGCNHCFGTGHQGRLALFEILHISDAMQKLIHGRSDEDQLRALAKTEGIEFLKNVTIDQYLHGRIGRETLMSLAAEMA from the coding sequence ATGTCCTTGCTACGTTCAATATTCCGTAATAAAGCAAAAGAAACCGGTGAAAAATCAAATGCTAAGGACAATACAGATATTCAGGAAACCAATCCATCCCAGGAAGCTGAGACAGTTAGCCGAGACAAAGTTTCACCGGAAGAGTTTTTGGATCACTGGATAATCCAGGCCATCGAAACCGGCGCATCGGATATTCATTTCGAAAAATTTAGAACCTATCTAAGGGTTCGCTACAGGGTCGATGGTAGGCTGCGTACCATAGCAAAATTGCCAGAAAATCTTCACGGCGGAGTTATCGCAAGAATAAAAATCCTGGCAAAGCTGAAAATAGATGAAAAACGCCTACCCCAGGACGGAAGATTTTCAATCAAACACAGGGAAGAACAATTTGATGTACGGGTATCAATTTTACCTGGTTACCTCGGTGAATGCGTAGTACTAAGACTTCTCCAAAGCGATGAAAAAATGTTTTCACTAAAAAATCTAGGAGCTAGAGAAATCGATATAAAAAAACTCGAAGAATTGGTGGCAGTCCAAAATGGCATAATAATCGTGGCTGGCCCAACGGGATCGGGCAAATCCACCACATTGTATTCAATAATCAAAAAAATATCTTCAAGCGAAAGAAAAGTAATAACGGTGGAAGATCCGGTTGAATACCAATTAGCTGGCATCAACCAGGTATCGGTGAATGAAACCATAGGTATGACTTTTGCCACAGCGCTTAGATCGATGCTTCGGCAGGCTCCAAATATCATATTGATTGGAGAAATAAGGGACAAAGAAACGGCTGAAATAGCCATTCGAGCTGCATTGACCGGCCACCTAGTTTTGAGCACAGTCCATGCAAAGGATACCATCAGCGCGATAACCAGGCTAGGTGACCTGGGCATACCATCCTATTTGATAGCGGCTACCCTGAGAGGTGTTATGGCTCAAAGGCTAGCCAGGAAACCCTGCCTAAAATGCCTAACCCCTGGGGAGCCAGATAGGAAGCTAATCGATGAAATATCCACTGGCTATAGCATCCCGGACGATGTAACAGTCTATGAACCAAGTGGCTGTAACCATTGCTTCGGCACAGGTCACCAGGGCCGCCTGGCCCTGTTTGAGATATTACACATCAGCGATGCCATGCAGAAGCTAATCCATGGACGTAGCGATGAGGATCAGCTACGAGCCTTGGCAAAGACTGAAGGCATAGAGTTTCTAAAAAACGTCACCATAGATCAATATCTTCATGGCCGAATCGGCCGCGAAACCCTGATGTCCCTAGCCGCTGAAATGGCCTAA